CCGTGGTCCTGGCACTGAAGCGGCCTTTAAATAAGGGGATAAGGCTTATTGACGTTGGTACGGGGGCGGGGATACCCGGAATTCCACTGAAGATACTGCTGCCTGATATTCGACTGATGCTCCTTGACGCCACGAGGAAAAAAGCGAAATTTCTGGAGTATATCACGGAAAAGCTAAATCTGAAGAACATTGAAATTGTGGTCGGGCGGGCGGAGGAAATTGCTCATCGTTCCGAATACCGAGAGCAGTTTGAAATCGTGCTTTCGCGGGCGGTGGCGGGCCTGCCAACGCTGGTGGAACTAACTCTGCCGTTCTGCGCCATTGGCGGCAGGTTCATCGCCCAGAAAAAGGGAAATATAGAGGCAGAGGTACAGGCGGCACAACGGGCGATTTCCACCCTGGGTGGTGAACTTACCGATGTGAAAAGAATCGACCTGCCCGAGTTTGACGATAGGCGCTGGCTGGTGGTTATCGATAAAATTGGGGAGACCCCACCGCAGTACCCCCGCCGCCCCGGCATCCCGGCCAAAAGGCCACTTCTTCCCTGAAGATCGAGCTAAAATACAGGAGTGTTTAAGAGGGGCGAAGCCCCTCTTCTTTCTATCTTCCCCCTCTCCTTTGAAGGAGAGGGGGATAAAGGGGGTGAGGTAGACAAAAACTCCAATAGGGTAGAGTTGATAAACGCTTTACACAGTAGTAGAATATCATTGCGAGAGGGCAGGTTCTCGGCAAAGTGAGGTGATTAGGTATGGAAACGGGAACATGGAAGGTAAAAACCGGACTGGCCCAGATGCTCAAGGGCGGGGTGATTATGGATGTGGTCAGCTCGGAGCATGCCAAGATAGCTGAGGAGGCTGGTGCCTGTGCTGTGATGGCCCTGGAGAGGGTGCCGGCGGATATCCGCGCCGCGGGCGGCGTGGCCAGAATGGCCGACCCGACGATAATCGAGGCCATTATGAAGGCGGTTTCCATACCGGTGATGGCCAAATGCCGCATCGGGCACTTCGTCGAGGCGCAGGTGCTGGAAGCGCTGGGCGTGGACTACCTCGACGAATCGGAAGTGCTCACCCCGGCCGATGAGAGCCACCATATCTGGAAGCACGACTTCAAGGTCCCCTTTGTCTGCGGCTGCCGCAACCTTGGAGAAGCCCTGCGCCGCATCGGTGAAGGAGCAGCGATGATACGGACCAAGGGTGAAGCCGGCACTGGCAACGTTGTGGAGGCGGTGAGGCACATGCGCGCCGTGATGGATGGTATCCGCGAACTGCAAAATACGCCGCAGGAAGAACTGATGTCCAAGGCCAAGGAGATGGGGGCACCGTTTGAACTAGTAGTTGAGATACACAAGACCGGGAAACTGCCTGTAGTCAACTTCGCCGCGGGTGGCGTGGCCACGCCGGCGGATGCGGCGCTGATGATGCAGCTTGGCGCGGACGGCGTCTTCATTGGCTCCGGCATTTTCAAGTCGTCCAATCCTTCAGCGCGGGCGCAGGCGGTTGTCAAAGCCACCACGCACTACAACGACCCGCAGATTGTCGCCGAGGTCTCCAAGAATCTGGGCGAAGCGATGCCCGGACTGGACATCAAACAGATTCCGGAAAAGGAACTACTGGCACCGAGAGGTTGGTAGTATGAAGATTGGCGTCCTTGCCTCGCAAGGAGCCTTTATCGAGCACATAGAGAAACTGAAGCAGCTGGGAGTTGAAGCTATGCCCGTCCGTTTGCCCGAAGAACTTGAGGGTCTGGACGGGCTAATTATTCCCGGCGGTGAGAGTACGTCCATCGGGCGGCTGATACGGGACTACAAGCTCACGCAGGCGATTCGGGACAAAGTGAAGAATGGGATGCCCGTATTCGGTACCTGCGCCGGCATGATTCTTATGGCCAAGAAAAGCAGCGACGCGAACTTCGAGTCGCTGGGATTAATGGATATTACGGTCAGGCGCAATGCCTTTGGCCGGCAGCTGGAAAGCTTTGAGACCGAACTCAATGTGCCGGTGCTGGGTGAAAAACCGTTTCCCGGCGTTTTCATCCGCGCTCCGCTGATTGAACAGGTCAACGGGAATGCGGAGGTACTGGCGAAACTGGCCGACGGTACCATCGTGGCGGTACGTGAAGGCAAAATGCTGGCGCTGGCCTTTCATCCCGAGCTGACGGATGACCCGCGGTTTCATCAATATTTTCTGGAGCTCGTGTCCGGATGAAAATAAGTGGTTACGGGAGAGGGTAGTTGCAGAAGATAATTACCGACGACCTTGATGCATTGCTCGATATCCTGCCGCCTCATATACGGCAGCCGCTCTGCGAGCAGAAAGACTTAAGAGAGCTGCTGGAAGTAGTGCTGGACCTGGGGCGCCCCCCGGAAGCTCGCTTCCCCAGTCGAGAGGTAACACTCGACCCTAAAGAAGTCGACGAGACCGATATCGACCACGTGGTTTCACGCATCGGCAGCTTCGGCGATGACAACCGGGCCGGTATTGAGCGGACGCTGCACCGCATCTCCGCCATCAGAAATCGCAAGGGGCGCATAGTTGGGCTGACCTGTCGCGTAGGCCGCGCCGTTTTCGGCACTATAAAGGTGATTGAAGACCTGGTGGAATCGGGCAAGAGCGTCATGCTGCTGGGCCGTCCCGGCGTGGGCAAGACGACGATGCTGCGGGAGGTTGCCCGGGTGCTGGCTGACGATATGAACAAGCGGGTTATCATCGTTGATACGTCCAACGAGATTGCCGGCGACGGCGATATTCCTCACCCGGCGATTGGCCATGCGCGCAGGATGCAGGTGAAGACGCCGGCCATGCAGCACGCGGTGATGATTGAAGCGGTGGAAAACCACATGCCCGAGGTTATCGTCATTGACGAAATAGGCACCGAGCTTGAAGCGCAGGCGGCGCGCACCATCGCCGAGCGCGGCGTCCAGCTGGTCGGTACCGCCCACGGCAATAATCTGGAAAACCTGATGCTGAACCCCACCCTTGCCGACCTTATCGGCGGCATACAGTCGGTCACGCTGGGGGACGAGGAAGCGCGGCGGCGGGGCACCCAGAAATCCATACTGGAGCGGACGTCTCCACCCACCTTCGACATT
This genomic stretch from Chloroflexota bacterium harbors:
- the rsmG gene encoding 16S rRNA (guanine(527)-N(7))-methyltransferase RsmG encodes the protein MERLAAGARKLGLQLTPQQYEQFQVYYQELIDWNRRINLTAITDYDEVQVKHFLDSLTVVLALKRPLNKGIRLIDVGTGAGIPGIPLKILLPDIRLMLLDATRKKAKFLEYITEKLNLKNIEIVVGRAEEIAHRSEYREQFEIVLSRAVAGLPTLVELTLPFCAIGGRFIAQKKGNIEAEVQAAQRAISTLGGELTDVKRIDLPEFDDRRWLVVIDKIGETPPQYPRRPGIPAKRPLLP
- the pdxS gene encoding pyridoxal 5'-phosphate synthase lyase subunit PdxS translates to METGTWKVKTGLAQMLKGGVIMDVVSSEHAKIAEEAGACAVMALERVPADIRAAGGVARMADPTIIEAIMKAVSIPVMAKCRIGHFVEAQVLEALGVDYLDESEVLTPADESHHIWKHDFKVPFVCGCRNLGEALRRIGEGAAMIRTKGEAGTGNVVEAVRHMRAVMDGIRELQNTPQEELMSKAKEMGAPFELVVEIHKTGKLPVVNFAAGGVATPADAALMMQLGADGVFIGSGIFKSSNPSARAQAVVKATTHYNDPQIVAEVSKNLGEAMPGLDIKQIPEKELLAPRGW
- the pdxT gene encoding pyridoxal 5'-phosphate synthase glutaminase subunit PdxT → MKIGVLASQGAFIEHIEKLKQLGVEAMPVRLPEELEGLDGLIIPGGESTSIGRLIRDYKLTQAIRDKVKNGMPVFGTCAGMILMAKKSSDANFESLGLMDITVRRNAFGRQLESFETELNVPVLGEKPFPGVFIRAPLIEQVNGNAEVLAKLADGTIVAVREGKMLALAFHPELTDDPRFHQYFLELVSG
- a CDS encoding AAA family ATPase, with translation MQKIITDDLDALLDILPPHIRQPLCEQKDLRELLEVVLDLGRPPEARFPSREVTLDPKEVDETDIDHVVSRIGSFGDDNRAGIERTLHRISAIRNRKGRIVGLTCRVGRAVFGTIKVIEDLVESGKSVMLLGRPGVGKTTMLREVARVLADDMNKRVIIVDTSNEIAGDGDIPHPAIGHARRMQVKTPAMQHAVMIEAVENHMPEVIVIDEIGTELEAQAARTIAERGVQLVGTAHGNNLENLMLNPTLADLIGGIQSVTLGDEEARRRGTQKSILERTSPPTFDIVVEIQERDRVAIHPDVAEAVDAVLRNQSVDTEVRWMDESGEVRVEKPLVEPKKGREKKSAGQDQHRIYLFGVNRTRLEQLARELNLSLNIVENLREANLFVTSKNYYRRKPQKVRDAEAANLPIYVLKSNTPPQIKQMLQNIYPLTGPGKRDSFQVALAEAEAAVEQVKNGDEGEVELSPQSAYIRRLQHLIAERNELTSRSEGKDPNRRVKIYKGVA